A region from the Diorhabda sublineata isolate icDioSubl1.1 chromosome X, icDioSubl1.1, whole genome shotgun sequence genome encodes:
- the LOC130451579 gene encoding ATP-binding cassette sub-family G member 4-like: MAQEGLLKNYKSPHVKVQIFPSQTRKLTHLPQRPKVDLAFSDLEYIVKQGKSQKTILKNVSGRLRSGELCAIMGPSGAGKSTLLNILTGYKTEGVKGHVLMNDSDRDLSQFRKLSAYIMQDNQLHANLTVDEAMAVAAKLKIGPSGIEHREAIINEILDTLGLIEHRTTMTSGLSGGQKKRLSIALELVSNPPVMFFDEPTSGLDSSSCFQCISLLKTLAKGGRTIICTIHQPSARLFEMFDQLYTLADGQCVYQGSTTQLVPFLSQLQLQCPSYHNPASYIIEVACGEYGDNTKKLVHAIQNGKMDIRDDKSMSEFKIKDGLNNGFQYGNDSVNTLIAEELRKETNTFKDNSNGNPNGINEDTGVDLKDVEKANVNSALLEATPKVTVRQPRYGNTQIQQFFIILNRALLFSRRDWTLMYLRLFAHVLVGLLIGALYFNIGNDGSKVLSNLGFLFFNMLFLMYTSMTITILSFPLEMPVLLKEHFNRWYSLKSYYLAITISDMPFQTIFCILYVIIVYFMTSQPLDPARFGMFLLSCILVSFVAQSVGLVVGAAMNVQNGVFLAPVMSVPFLLFSGFFVSFDAIPIYLRWITYLSYIRYGFEGTALATYGFDRPNLDCFMKYCHFKKAKTTLEELDMDKSSYMIDIVALLVIFFVLRISAFLFLKWKLKSNH, encoded by the exons atggcGCAAGAAGgactattaaaaaattataaatctcCACATGTGAAAGTGCAAATATTCCCTAgtcaaacaagaaaattaacTCATCTTCCACAAAGACCAAAGGTTGATTTAGCATTTTCAGATTTAGAATACATAGTCAAGCAAGGAAAAA GCcagaaaactattttgaaaaatgtcagtGGCCGACTTCGCTCTGGAGAATTATGTGCTATTATGGGACCTTCGGGTGCGGGAAAATCCACCTTACTTAATATTCTCACAGGATACAA aACCGAAGGAGTAAAAGGGCATGTTTTGATGAACGACAGCGATAGAGATTTGAGCCAATTTCGTAAGTTATCTGCATATATAATGCAAGATAACCAACTCCACGCTAATTTGACTGTCGATGAAGCTATGGCTGTTGCAGCTAAACTAAAAATTGGTCCCAGTGGCATAGAGCACAGAGAAGCGATC ataaatgaAATCTTAGATACACTTGGACTGATAGAGCATAGGACAACAATGACCAGTGGATTATCTGGCGGACAAAAAAAGAGATTATCCATAGCATTGGAATTAGTTAGTAATCCTCCAGTTATGTTTTTTGATGAACCTACAAGTGGTTTGGACTCATCTTCTTGTTTCCAATGTATATCACTTTTAAAAACTTTAGCGAAAG gAGGTCGAACTATAATATGTACCATTCATCAACCGTCTGCCAGATTGTTTGAAATGTTTGATCAACTTTACACTCTCGCTGATGGTCAGTGTGTTTACCAAGGTTCCACCACTCAGTTGGTTCCTTTCCTGTCACAATTACAGTTGCAGTGCCCATCATACCACAACCCTgcttcttatataattgaagtAGCTTGTGGGGAATATGGAGACAATACGAAAAA attggTGCATGCtatacaaaatggaaaaatggataTTCGTGATGACAAATCTATgagtgaatttaaaataaaagatggTCTAAACAATGGATTTCAGTATGGAAATGACAGCGTAAATACCCTTATTGCCGAAGAATTAAGGAAAGAAACTAATACTTTCAAAGATAATTCAAACGGAAATCCAAACGGAATTAATGAGGATACGGGTGTTGATCTAAAAGATGTGGAAAAGGCGAATGTTAACAGTGCATTATTGGAAGCTACTCCTAAGGTAACTGTTAGACAACCCAGATATGGAAATACGCAAATTCAACAATTCTTCATTATTCTGAATCGTGCCTTACTCTTTAGTAGAAGAGATTGG acaTTGATGTATTTACGTTTATTTGCCCACGTTTTGGTTGGATTGCTTATAGGTGCCTTATATTTCAACATAGGTAATGATGGTTCCAAAGTACTCAGTAATCTTGGTTTcctatttttcaatatgttaTTTTTGATGTACACTTCCATGACTATTACCATTTTATCTTTTCCATTGGAGATGCCAGTTTTATTGAAGGAACATTTTAATCGATGGTATTCCTTAAAATCCTATTATCTGGCAATTACGATATCAGATATGCCGTTCCAg ACTATTTTCTGCATTCTATATGTgataatagtttattttatGACATCACAACCATTGGATCCTGCTAGATTTGGAATGTTCTTACTGTCTTGTATACTAGTTTCCTTTGTGGCACAAAGTGTTGGACTAGTTGTTGGTGCAGCTATGAACGTTCAG aacGGCGTGTTTTTAGCACCAGTGATGTCAGTACCATTTCTTCTGTTTTCTGGATTCTTCGTTTCTTTCGACGCCATTCCAATATACCTTCGCTGGATAACTTATCTATCATATATAAGATATGGTTTCGAAGGTACTGCTCTCGCTACATATGGTTTTGACAGGCCCAATTTGGATTGTTTCATGAAATATTGCCAtttcaaaaaagcaaaaacaacTCTTGAGGAGTTGGATATGGATAAATCAAGCTATATGATTGATATTGTAGCACTACTTGtgattttctttgttttgagAATTTCAGcctttctatttttgaaatggAAGCTTAAATCTAATCATTAA